The Haemophilus parainfluenzae genome window below encodes:
- a CDS encoding peptide ABC transporter substrate-binding protein, translating into MDNSFLTWLKSAVIFGVVLGLSGCDKLNSQKSINTETDEQPTQSQSIKQENTSKPNRTLLTRAFTHPPSFEPWFVRYPEQEGLLRDLYEGLTAYDPEGRIVSGIAESWQTKDNKTWIFTLREGLRWSNGDPLVAQDIMLSWQALSQSNSPFRSYLAYLNLKNAKGVLEKNKPFRSLGIYAENDRTLRIELDKAIPYLPEMLAHISLVPQYRDPDSSVTNGAYMIESESVKSIHLTKNPYYWQKNNVAFERVEYLPFIATKLSDFDVVVDVPEVHADLQHFPQLCSYFYEFNLNDPKVAKADLRKAIASLVSVTNIVNNEIPAAIPSSYFLPKAMLNGQDSRWEPVVAEQLLAQNKINERHPLHLNVLYDETPLNVNIAQRLVGQLTQSDMLRVDAQPVNWQTLQMKRQKGDFQVIRSGWCADFNHPMAFLGLFYSKSPDNKNGYDNAEYDQLFEQALKSLNEKERSEIYLKLSEKIQQENLALPLFQYTIPVYLSPTIMGAKKNPVGVIYSKDLWRQIES; encoded by the coding sequence ATGGATAATTCTTTCCTTACTTGGCTTAAAAGTGCGGTTATTTTCGGTGTCGTTTTGGGATTGAGTGGCTGTGATAAATTAAACAGCCAGAAATCGATAAACACAGAAACGGATGAGCAACCAACACAAAGCCAGTCAATCAAACAAGAGAATACTTCAAAACCGAATCGTACATTACTGACTCGGGCATTTACTCATCCCCCTTCTTTTGAGCCTTGGTTTGTTCGTTATCCAGAACAAGAGGGCTTATTACGTGATTTGTATGAAGGTTTAACGGCTTATGATCCGGAAGGGAGAATCGTGTCGGGTATCGCAGAAAGTTGGCAAACGAAAGACAACAAAACCTGGATCTTTACCTTGCGTGAAGGGCTTCGTTGGTCAAATGGTGATCCCTTAGTTGCCCAAGATATCATGCTTTCTTGGCAAGCACTGTCTCAATCAAATAGTCCTTTCAGATCCTATTTAGCTTATCTCAATTTAAAAAATGCGAAAGGCGTTTTAGAAAAAAATAAACCTTTTAGGAGCTTAGGAATTTATGCGGAAAATGACCGCACTTTACGCATTGAGCTCGATAAAGCAATCCCTTATTTACCGGAAATGTTGGCGCATATCAGCCTTGTGCCTCAATATCGCGATCCTGATTCCTCAGTGACAAACGGGGCTTATATGATCGAAAGCGAAAGCGTGAAAAGCATACACTTAACTAAAAATCCCTATTATTGGCAGAAAAATAATGTGGCTTTTGAGCGTGTAGAATATTTGCCTTTTATCGCCACTAAATTATCTGACTTTGATGTGGTGGTTGATGTACCAGAAGTGCATGCGGACCTTCAACATTTCCCACAGCTTTGCAGTTATTTTTATGAATTTAATCTCAACGATCCTAAAGTTGCTAAGGCCGATTTGCGCAAGGCGATTGCTTCGTTGGTCTCTGTCACCAATATCGTGAATAATGAGATTCCCGCGGCAATTCCGAGTTCGTATTTTTTACCGAAAGCCATGTTAAATGGACAAGATTCAAGATGGGAGCCCGTTGTTGCAGAGCAGTTATTAGCCCAAAATAAAATTAATGAAAGACATCCGCTACACTTAAATGTGCTTTATGATGAGACGCCATTGAATGTAAATATCGCACAACGTTTAGTGGGGCAATTAACTCAGTCCGATATGTTGCGAGTAGATGCCCAACCAGTCAATTGGCAAACATTACAAATGAAACGCCAAAAAGGTGATTTCCAAGTCATTCGTTCAGGCTGGTGTGCGGACTTTAATCATCCGATGGCATTCTTGGGTTTGTTCTATTCTAAAAGTCCAGATAATAAAAATGGCTACGATAATGCGGAATATGATCAGCTTTTTGAGCAAGCATTGAAAAGTTTAAATGAAAAAGAGCGGTCAGAAATTTACTTAAAATTAAGTGAGAAGATCCAACAGGAAAACCTTGCTTTACCGCTTTTCCAATACACCATTCCAGTTTATCTTTCTCCAACTATTATGGGGGCGAAGAAAAATCCAGTGGGCGTCATTTACAGTAAGGATCTATGGCGACAAATTGAAAGCTAA
- a CDS encoding YbaN family protein has product MYVALGCISLILGVIGIFLPILPTTPFLLLTLYSFAKGSSRLEQWFLGTKLYQKHLKSFNERRALTKKVKISILTFSTTMLLIGFYFTPSVVGRTIIAILIAVKYWFFFFWIKTEDVENG; this is encoded by the coding sequence ATGTATGTTGCTCTTGGATGCATTTCTTTAATATTAGGTGTTATTGGTATTTTTTTACCTATTCTTCCGACAACACCTTTTTTACTGCTTACACTTTACTCTTTTGCGAAAGGTTCTTCTCGTTTAGAACAATGGTTTTTAGGAACGAAGCTTTATCAAAAGCACCTAAAATCCTTTAATGAACGTCGTGCATTGACGAAAAAAGTAAAAATTTCTATTCTAACGTTTTCAACCACAATGCTTTTAATTGGCTTTTATTTTACCCCAAGCGTTGTGGGTCGAACGATCATTGCCATTTTAATTGCGGTAAAATATTGGTTCTTTTTCTTTTGGATTAAAACAGAAGACGTTGAAAATGGATAA